In Arthrobacter alpinus, a single window of DNA contains:
- a CDS encoding sulfate/molybdate ABC transporter ATP-binding protein encodes MTLNLEAVMAARNVDVALTVNPGETIAIMGPNGAGKSSVIQMLAGLVKPSSGSATLDAHTLFRLSPGNVWLAPHERGVGVLAQEPLLFPHLNVLDNVAFGPRSQGASRRESRNIASHWLGEVDALELSNRLPAQLSGGQGQRVALARALATDPQLLLLDEPMAALDVNSAPFLRSLLKRALAGRRAIIVTHDVLDALMLAERIVVMDGGRIVESGPTATVLAHPRSSFAASLAGLNVLSGTISGSTLAMSDGVQVTGRPVGVAAEMAGLAAFPPSAVSVFLAPPAGSPRNCFKVTISELEPHGGHIRVRAGALAADLSPAAIAELALLPGSEVFFVVKAAETILYPA; translated from the coding sequence GTGACACTTAACCTAGAGGCCGTGATGGCTGCCCGCAATGTGGACGTGGCATTAACCGTCAACCCCGGGGAAACCATCGCAATTATGGGCCCCAACGGGGCCGGAAAGTCCTCGGTGATCCAGATGCTTGCGGGCCTCGTGAAGCCCAGTTCCGGCAGTGCCACCCTCGACGCGCACACCCTGTTCCGGCTTTCCCCGGGCAATGTTTGGTTGGCACCCCATGAACGCGGCGTAGGTGTCTTGGCTCAAGAGCCCTTACTCTTCCCGCACCTAAACGTGCTGGACAACGTGGCCTTTGGTCCCCGGAGCCAAGGCGCCAGCCGGCGAGAAAGCCGCAACATCGCAAGTCACTGGCTGGGCGAGGTGGACGCGTTGGAGCTTTCCAACAGGCTGCCTGCACAGCTTTCCGGCGGCCAGGGGCAACGTGTGGCGCTCGCCCGCGCGCTCGCCACCGATCCCCAATTGCTCCTCCTTGATGAGCCCATGGCCGCGCTCGACGTCAACAGCGCCCCGTTCCTGCGCAGCCTGCTCAAACGTGCCCTGGCCGGCCGCCGGGCCATCATTGTCACGCACGACGTCCTGGACGCCCTCATGCTCGCGGAACGCATCGTTGTCATGGACGGCGGGCGCATTGTGGAATCCGGCCCCACCGCAACCGTGTTGGCCCATCCACGCAGCTCCTTCGCCGCATCCCTCGCCGGGCTCAACGTCTTGTCCGGAACAATCTCCGGTTCCACGTTGGCAATGTCCGACGGCGTTCAGGTCACCGGCCGCCCGGTCGGTGTGGCAGCCGAGATGGCCGGGCTAGCCGCATTCCCGCCGTCGGCCGTGTCTGTTTTCCTTGCGCCTCCTGCGGGAAGCCCCCGCAATTGCTTCAAGGTCACCATCAGCGAATTGGAGCCTCACGGCGGGCATATCCGGGTCCGTGCCGGAGCGCTGGCCGCCGATCTCTCCCCCGCAGCCATTGCCGAGCTCGCATTGTTGCCCGGATCCGAGGTTTTCTTCGTGGTCAAGGCGGCAGAAACAATCCTCTACCCGGCATAA
- a CDS encoding ABC transporter permease: MLGLVRPKGRGAGAEPWQYRAVPRWVFLFAAVGGLFILLPLFGMVARVNWTQFWPLIASDSSVDALALSLKTAIASTALCIIFGVPLALALARAHFPGQGLLRALVLLPLVVPPVVGGLALLYTFGREGLLGGSLHLIGIDIAFSTTAVVMAQAFVALPFLVLSLEGSLRTAGDKYEAVAATLGARPSTVLRRITLPLVFPGLVTGAVLAFARSLGEFGATLTFAGSLQGVTRTLPLEIYLQRESDPDAAVALSFLLIAVALVVVGVAYRTPRSPIRALVSKEVPGA; encoded by the coding sequence GGGTCGTGGGGCCGGTGCGGAACCGTGGCAGTACCGTGCGGTCCCCCGTTGGGTTTTCCTGTTCGCCGCGGTGGGCGGGCTGTTCATTTTGCTCCCACTTTTCGGCATGGTGGCTAGGGTCAATTGGACCCAGTTCTGGCCACTGATCGCCTCGGATTCTTCAGTGGATGCTCTGGCACTAAGCCTCAAAACCGCAATAGCCAGCACGGCACTGTGCATCATTTTTGGTGTGCCACTGGCTTTGGCGTTGGCCAGGGCACATTTTCCCGGCCAAGGTCTTCTGCGCGCACTTGTCCTGCTGCCGCTGGTGGTTCCACCTGTGGTGGGCGGCTTGGCCCTGCTCTATACCTTTGGCCGGGAGGGCCTGCTGGGCGGGTCCTTGCATCTGATTGGAATCGACATCGCGTTTTCCACGACTGCCGTGGTCATGGCACAGGCCTTCGTGGCGCTGCCGTTTCTGGTGCTGAGCCTTGAGGGGTCACTGCGCACGGCCGGAGACAAGTATGAGGCCGTTGCCGCGACCTTGGGCGCCCGCCCCTCCACGGTGTTGCGCCGCATCACACTTCCGCTGGTGTTTCCGGGACTGGTGACCGGAGCCGTTCTGGCCTTTGCCCGGAGTCTGGGTGAATTTGGCGCCACCTTGACTTTTGCCGGCAGCCTCCAAGGCGTCACGCGAACCTTACCTTTGGAAATTTACCTGCAGCGCGAGAGCGATCCTGATGCAGCTGTGGCCCTGTCCTTTTTGCTGATTGCCGTAGCACTCGTGGTGGTGGGCGTGGCCTACAGGACGCCCCGGTCACCGATACGGGCGCTGGTTTCGAAGGAGGTTCCGGGCGCGTGA